The following proteins come from a genomic window of Pseudomonas syringae:
- a CDS encoding choline ABC transporter substrate-binding protein, giving the protein MKKLSTAVAAAVMTFGSLAAQAEDASCSTVKMADPGWSDIAATNAITSVVLEGLGYKAKVDTLAVPIAYGGLKDAKLDVFLGNWMPAQQGFYDKFVATGDVTQLAKNLEGTEFTLAVPDYVWDAGVHDFADLSKFADKFDKKIYGIGSGAPANLSLQEIIKKNEFDLGKWKLVESSEQAMLAEVNRNVKKKAFVVFLGWTPHPMNVQIKGMHYLKGGEKYFGDTGSVFTLTRKGYAQACPNVGKLLTNLSFTLDMENSIMAEVTNKKVSNSDAAKAWIKANPAVLDKWLDGVQTVDGKEGLAAVKAKL; this is encoded by the coding sequence ATGAAGAAGTTATCCACAGCCGTTGCCGCCGCAGTCATGACGTTCGGCAGCCTTGCGGCGCAGGCAGAGGACGCCAGTTGCAGCACCGTCAAGATGGCCGATCCGGGCTGGAGCGACATAGCTGCCACCAATGCCATCACCAGCGTGGTGCTTGAAGGCCTGGGCTACAAGGCCAAGGTCGACACGCTGGCGGTGCCGATTGCCTATGGCGGTTTGAAAGACGCCAAGCTGGACGTCTTTCTGGGTAACTGGATGCCGGCGCAGCAGGGCTTCTACGACAAGTTCGTGGCCACCGGCGATGTGACGCAACTGGCAAAGAACCTTGAGGGCACCGAGTTCACGCTGGCGGTGCCGGATTACGTCTGGGACGCAGGCGTGCACGACTTTGCCGACCTGAGTAAATTTGCCGACAAGTTCGACAAGAAGATCTATGGCATCGGCTCGGGCGCACCCGCTAACCTGTCGCTGCAAGAGATCATCAAGAAGAACGAGTTCGACCTGGGCAAATGGAAGCTGGTTGAATCCAGCGAGCAGGCGATGCTCGCCGAGGTCAATCGCAACGTGAAGAAGAAAGCGTTTGTGGTCTTCCTGGGCTGGACGCCGCACCCTATGAACGTGCAGATCAAAGGCATGCACTACCTCAAGGGCGGCGAAAAATACTTCGGCGACACCGGCTCGGTCTTCACGCTTACCCGCAAAGGTTATGCACAGGCCTGCCCGAACGTCGGCAAGCTGTTGACCAACCTGAGCTTCACCCTGGACATGGAAAACAGCATCATGGCCGAAGTGACCAACAAGAAGGTCAGCAACAGCGACGCGGCCAAAGCCTGGATCAAGGCCAACCCGGCGGTGCTGGACAAGTGGCTGGATGGCGTACAGACCGTTGATGGCAAGGAAGGGCTGGCGGCGGTGAAGGCCAAATTGTAG
- a CDS encoding choline sulfate utilization transcriptional regulator: MFEAFGDMSLDLLRAFEVAARLRSFTAAAIELGTTQPAVSQQIKRLEEQLNTRLFDRIYRGIELTDAGEILFSHVQAGLQSIDSGLIAITEQHQHEVLQVATDFAFAAYWLMPRLHRFHKVNPDVDVSLVTSERTHSMLRADIDVAVLFGDGRFKQGESHWLFSEEVFPVCSPLLIAGRQTPLPNDALRDFPLLHLRGESINNWFDWAGVFRALDIPQAPAPGQLRFDNYTLLIQAAIGGQGIAIGWKHLVDDLLDQGLLCRPIAGSAISGHGYYVVLPQRKRRVQIVQQFMDWLASEQALSGVSLAGRPLPSIAV, translated from the coding sequence ATGTTTGAAGCGTTTGGCGATATGTCCCTCGATCTGTTGCGAGCTTTTGAAGTCGCGGCCCGCCTGCGCAGTTTTACCGCCGCGGCTATCGAACTGGGCACCACACAGCCCGCCGTCAGCCAACAGATCAAGCGCCTCGAAGAACAGCTAAATACCCGGCTGTTTGACCGGATCTATCGTGGCATCGAATTGACCGACGCCGGTGAAATATTGTTCAGCCATGTGCAGGCTGGCTTGCAATCCATCGACAGCGGGTTGATAGCCATCACCGAACAGCACCAGCACGAGGTGCTTCAAGTCGCCACTGACTTTGCCTTCGCCGCCTACTGGCTGATGCCGCGCCTGCACCGCTTCCACAAAGTCAACCCCGACGTGGACGTCAGCCTGGTGACCAGTGAGCGGACCCACAGCATGTTACGCGCCGACATCGACGTTGCCGTACTGTTCGGCGACGGACGCTTCAAACAGGGCGAAAGCCACTGGCTGTTCAGCGAAGAAGTCTTCCCGGTGTGCAGTCCGCTGCTGATTGCCGGCCGCCAGACGCCTTTGCCCAACGACGCCTTGCGCGACTTTCCGCTGCTGCACCTGCGCGGCGAAAGCATCAACAACTGGTTTGACTGGGCGGGTGTGTTCCGCGCACTCGATATTCCCCAGGCTCCCGCGCCCGGTCAGTTGCGCTTCGACAATTACACCCTGCTGATCCAGGCCGCGATAGGTGGACAAGGCATCGCCATCGGCTGGAAGCACCTGGTCGACGACCTCCTCGACCAAGGCCTGCTCTGCCGGCCCATCGCCGGATCGGCAATTTCCGGGCACGGCTATTACGTGGTTTTGCCCCAGCGCAAACGGCGAGTGCAGATCGTTCAGCAGTTCATGGACTGGCTGGCGAGTGAACAGGCGTTGAGCGGGGTCTCGTTGGCGGGTAGGCCGTTGCCGTCGATTGCGGTGTAA
- the betC gene encoding choline-sulfatase — protein MKRKNILFIMADQMAAPMLPFYARSPILMPNLSRLAANGVVFDSAYCNSPLCAPSRFTLVSGQLPSKIGAYDNAADFPADIPTYAHYLRALGYKTALAGKMHFCGPDQLHGYEERLTSDIYPADYGWSVNWDEPDVRPSWYHNMSSVLQAGPCIRTNQLDFDEEVLFKAQQYLYDHVRQDGDAPFCLTVSMTHPHDPYTIPLPFWDLYSNDEIPMPTPHANQAALDPHSQRLLKVYDLWDKPLPTHKIRDARRAYFGACSYIDLNVGKLMQTLDEVGLGEDTIVVFSGDHGDMLGEKGLWYKMHWFEMAARVPLVVYAPGQFKPGRVSASVSTADLLPTFVEMANGKLDAGLPLDGRSLMPHLKRKGGHDEVFGEYMAEGTNSPLMMIRRGAYKFIYSERDPCLLFDVKKDPKEQKDLSQSPAHEKLFNDFLAEARAKWDIPAIHQQVLASQRRRRFVAKSLATGKLKSWDHQPLVDASQQYMRNHIDLDDLERKARFPQP, from the coding sequence ATGAAGCGCAAAAATATTCTGTTCATCATGGCCGATCAAATGGCCGCGCCAATGTTGCCGTTCTACGCCCGCTCGCCAATTCTGATGCCGAACCTGAGCCGCCTCGCCGCCAACGGCGTGGTGTTCGACTCGGCGTATTGCAACAGCCCGCTGTGCGCGCCATCGCGTTTCACTCTGGTCAGCGGTCAGCTGCCGAGCAAGATCGGCGCGTACGATAATGCGGCCGACTTTCCGGCGGATATCCCGACCTACGCGCATTACCTGCGCGCACTGGGCTACAAGACCGCGCTCGCGGGCAAGATGCATTTCTGCGGCCCGGATCAGTTGCACGGTTACGAAGAACGCCTGACCAGTGATATTTACCCCGCCGACTACGGCTGGTCGGTGAACTGGGACGAACCGGATGTACGGCCGAGCTGGTACCACAACATGTCATCGGTTTTGCAGGCGGGCCCGTGCATTCGCACCAACCAGCTGGATTTCGATGAAGAGGTGCTGTTCAAGGCGCAGCAGTACCTCTATGACCATGTGCGGCAGGACGGTGACGCGCCGTTCTGCCTGACTGTGTCCATGACTCACCCACATGACCCGTACACCATTCCGCTGCCGTTCTGGGACTTGTACAGCAACGACGAAATCCCGATGCCGACGCCGCACGCCAATCAGGCCGCGCTGGACCCGCATTCGCAACGGCTGCTCAAGGTCTACGACCTGTGGGACAAGCCGCTGCCGACCCACAAGATTCGTGATGCGCGCCGCGCCTACTTTGGCGCCTGCAGCTACATTGACCTTAACGTCGGCAAACTGATGCAGACGCTGGATGAAGTCGGGCTGGGAGAAGACACCATCGTGGTGTTCTCCGGCGATCATGGCGACATGCTCGGCGAGAAGGGCCTCTGGTACAAAATGCACTGGTTTGAAATGGCCGCTCGCGTGCCGCTGGTGGTGTATGCACCAGGGCAGTTCAAGCCGGGCCGGGTCAGTGCTTCGGTGTCGACGGCCGACCTGTTGCCGACCTTTGTCGAGATGGCCAACGGCAAACTGGACGCCGGCTTGCCGCTGGACGGACGCTCGCTGATGCCGCACCTGAAACGTAAAGGCGGGCACGATGAGGTCTTCGGTGAATACATGGCCGAAGGCACGAACAGTCCGCTGATGATGATCCGTCGTGGCGCTTACAAATTCATCTATTCGGAGCGGGATCCGTGTCTGCTGTTCGATGTGAAGAAGGACCCGAAAGAGCAGAAGGATCTGAGCCAGTCACCCGCCCATGAAAAGCTGTTCAATGACTTCCTGGCCGAAGCTCGGGCCAAATGGGACATCCCGGCGATACACCAACAGGTGCTCGCCAGCCAGCGCAGAAGGCGCTTTGTCGCCAAGTCGCTGGCAACCGGCAAGCTGAAGAGTTGGGATCACCAGCCACTGGTCGACGCCAGTCAGCAGTACATGCGCAACCACATTGATCTCGACGATCTGGAGCGCAAGGCACGTTTTCCGCAACCTTGA
- a CDS encoding SulP family inorganic anion transporter, giving the protein MRWLNHHKFLPFLAWLPRQTRSSVGRDALVGLSGAILALPQSIAYALIAGLPPEYGLYAAIVPVIIACLWGSSWHLICGPTAAISIVLYASVSPLAVPASQDYIMLILLLTFIAGVFQLLLGMMRFGALVNFVSHSVVLGFTLGAAVVIALGQMPNLLGLDLPSQTTALNSLNAVLGHRGDVDMPSLVLGLLTLALGIGLKALVPRWPTLLIALVSSGLLVWLWPAMFGDVRVVSAFVGHLPPFSPLSLDLELILRLLPTAVAVGMLGLVNSLSIARSLSARSQQMLNANQEVRAQGLSNMVGSLFSGYLSAGSFTRAALNYEAGARSPLAGVFSALWVALFAVAGALLISHIPLPAMAASILLICWGLVDRRGIRALFRVSRAEFFVMALTCLATLLLELQTAIYAGVLASLFFYLKRTSQPRVQQWREGDEDVLRVGGSIFFGASHYLQTRLQRTEAQRVVIDAQQINFIDYSGVEMLHQEARRLAQQGRVLVLRNARPQVIEELHKLEGAEKCPILFED; this is encoded by the coding sequence ATGCGCTGGCTCAATCACCATAAATTCCTGCCGTTTCTCGCTTGGCTGCCGCGTCAGACCCGCAGCAGCGTCGGGCGGGATGCGCTGGTGGGTTTGAGTGGAGCCATTCTGGCGCTACCGCAATCCATCGCTTACGCACTGATCGCCGGGCTGCCGCCGGAGTACGGCCTGTATGCCGCGATTGTTCCGGTCATCATCGCCTGCCTGTGGGGCTCGTCCTGGCATCTGATCTGCGGGCCGACCGCCGCTATTTCCATCGTGCTGTATGCCAGTGTCAGTCCGCTTGCCGTTCCGGCCAGTCAGGACTACATCATGCTGATCCTGCTGCTGACCTTCATCGCCGGAGTCTTCCAGTTATTACTGGGGATGATGCGCTTCGGCGCGCTGGTGAATTTCGTGTCCCACTCGGTGGTACTCGGTTTCACGCTGGGCGCTGCCGTCGTGATTGCCCTCGGACAGATGCCCAATCTGCTGGGCCTCGATCTGCCGAGCCAGACCACTGCCCTCAACAGCCTGAACGCCGTGCTCGGCCATCGCGGCGATGTCGATATGCCTTCGCTGGTCCTTGGACTGCTGACCCTTGCGCTGGGTATCGGTCTCAAGGCGCTGGTGCCACGCTGGCCTACGTTGCTGATCGCGCTGGTATCGAGCGGTTTGCTGGTCTGGCTGTGGCCGGCAATGTTTGGTGATGTGCGGGTGGTCAGCGCCTTCGTCGGGCATCTGCCGCCATTCAGCCCGCTGTCGCTGGACCTCGAGTTGATTCTCAGGCTGCTGCCGACGGCCGTGGCGGTGGGCATGCTCGGGCTGGTCAACAGCCTGTCGATTGCCCGCTCGCTGTCGGCACGCTCGCAACAGATGCTCAACGCCAATCAGGAAGTCCGTGCTCAGGGGCTGTCAAATATGGTCGGCTCGCTGTTTTCCGGCTACCTGTCGGCGGGCTCGTTCACCCGTGCGGCGCTGAACTATGAAGCGGGGGCTCGCTCGCCGTTGGCCGGAGTGTTTTCGGCGCTATGGGTCGCGTTGTTCGCGGTTGCCGGGGCCTTGCTGATCTCGCACATTCCGCTCCCGGCCATGGCCGCCTCAATCCTGCTGATTTGTTGGGGGCTGGTGGACCGACGTGGCATTCGCGCGCTGTTCCGGGTCAGTCGCGCCGAGTTTTTCGTGATGGCGCTGACCTGTCTGGCGACGCTATTGCTGGAACTGCAAACCGCGATCTACGCAGGCGTGCTGGCTTCGCTGTTCTTCTACCTCAAACGCACCTCACAACCGCGCGTCCAGCAGTGGCGCGAGGGTGATGAAGATGTCCTGCGCGTGGGCGGCTCGATCTTCTTCGGCGCCAGTCACTACCTGCAAACCCGCCTGCAACGCACCGAGGCGCAGCGCGTGGTGATCGACGCGCAGCAGATCAACTTCATCGATTACTCGGGCGTCGAGATGCTTCATCAAGAAGCCAGACGCCTGGCTCAGCAAGGCCGGGTGCTGGTTCTGCGCAATGCCCGACCACAGGTGATCGAGGAATTGCACAAACTCGAAGGCGCGGAGAAATGCCCGATTCTGTTTGAGGATTGA